The stretch of DNA GGATCGAGGCATTCGCACGGCGACGGTTGGGGTTGCGGCCGGGGGGCGCGGTGCCAAGCGCACCGCGTCCGGCGGTAGCGCGGGCGACTGCGAGCCGACCGGCGATGGCGCGCCCGGCGGTCGTCGCCATTGGTGTATCGACCGGCGGACCCGATGCCCTGGCACGCCTGGTGCCGGGGTTGCCGGCCGACCTGGCGGTCCCGGTGCTCGTGGCCCAGCACATGCCGCCGTTGTTCACGGCGTCGCTGGCGACGAGTCTCGGGCGCAAGTGCCCACTTACCGTACGCGAGGCCGTGGATGGTGAACCGGTCGAGCCCGGGACGATCCTCATCGCGCCGGGCGGGCGGCAGATGCGTGTCGAACGGTCCGGGGCGCGCGGCCGCATCCGGGTCACAGATGACCCGGCTGAGCACAGTGTCAGGCCGGGCGTGGATTACCTCCTGCGCTCCGTGGCGCAATGTTATGGCAGTGGGGCGCTGGCGGTGATCCTGACAGGCATGGGACACGACGGACTGGCGGGTTGCCGGCAGGTCAAGGCGGCCGGCGGCGCGGTCATCACCCAGGATGAGGCCACGTGCGTGGTGTACGGTATGC from Phycisphaerales bacterium encodes:
- a CDS encoding chemotaxis response regulator protein-glutamate methylesterase, which codes for MSQRRLRVLVVDDATLFRRMLVDLLGTLPGVEVVGSAANGRIALEQCAALQPDLLTLDLEMPELDGLGVLRGLRAQGLRCGAIMLSALTQAGAEATVAALRAGAFDFVLKPSGGTLAQNRAQLKEELSARIEAFARRRLGLRPGGAVPSAPRPAVARATASRPAMARPAVVAIGVSTGGPDALARLVPGLPADLAVPVLVAQHMPPLFTASLATSLGRKCPLTVREAVDGEPVEPGTILIAPGGRQMRVERSGARGRIRVTDDPAEHSVRPGVDYLLRSVAQCYGSGALAVILTGMGHDGLAGCRQVKAAGGAVITQDEATCVVYGMPRGPAEEGLSDLVAPLEQIAGAIVRAVGRRAPVMA